Proteins encoded within one genomic window of Companilactobacillus sp.:
- a CDS encoding N-acetylmuramoyl-L-alanine amidase: protein MKKILVKVLAFLRKYKVFVALIFLLAISSASTVVLANANSVTVKSDSVNVRIGPGLSYANMGQVKKGDKLSIISEKNKWYEVRLAGDKIGWVASWLLDNTTVSSTTNKVGIIKVQNTTVFKNASATSAVLGTVSQSQKVSIMYQENDWTQILYKGTAGWVKSDFIQGTQQTSGEDKTSNDSTKSNSNDVKTVTVTQPSTKFRIEPNSSGRVIKSVNVGKTFDYLGKNGKWYKVRDKDGSVGYVASWVVTVSGTKDPIKSAATNISEATIVIDPGHGGSDTGALSKKKTYEKNFTLEYAQAIKSQLEKTGARVILTRSNDSTKSLGDRARLSSKIEADAFISLHFDSSSSENAGSGITTYYYQSNKDSKLATDVNNQLKGIKIDNRGTQQKDLYVLHYNSQPSILLELGYINSKSDYKHINSETYKQQVARAVTAGLKNYFQ from the coding sequence ATGAAAAAAATTCTCGTAAAGGTCCTCGCATTTTTACGCAAATATAAAGTATTTGTCGCCCTAATTTTCTTATTAGCCATTTCCAGTGCCTCTACCGTGGTTCTTGCCAATGCTAATTCGGTCACTGTTAAATCGGATTCGGTTAATGTAAGGATTGGTCCTGGTTTATCATATGCAAATATGGGGCAAGTCAAAAAGGGCGACAAGTTATCGATCATCAGCGAAAAAAACAAATGGTATGAAGTGCGTCTTGCTGGCGATAAGATCGGCTGGGTCGCAAGCTGGTTGCTCGATAATACAACTGTAAGTTCCACAACCAATAAAGTGGGCATTATCAAAGTTCAAAACACGACTGTATTCAAAAACGCCTCTGCAACTAGTGCCGTTCTTGGGACTGTCTCACAATCGCAAAAAGTTTCAATTATGTATCAAGAAAACGATTGGACGCAGATCCTTTATAAAGGAACTGCCGGATGGGTCAAAAGCGACTTTATCCAAGGAACGCAACAAACATCTGGCGAAGATAAAACTTCAAACGACTCCACTAAGTCCAATAGCAACGATGTCAAAACCGTGACAGTCACACAACCAAGTACCAAATTTAGGATCGAGCCTAATTCATCTGGTCGTGTGATCAAATCTGTCAACGTTGGTAAGACCTTTGACTACTTAGGTAAAAACGGCAAATGGTATAAAGTCCGTGATAAAGACGGCTCTGTGGGATACGTCGCCAGCTGGGTAGTGACAGTTTCAGGAACTAAGGATCCAATCAAATCAGCTGCGACAAACATCTCTGAGGCGACAATCGTGATCGACCCTGGACACGGTGGCAGCGATACTGGTGCCCTATCCAAAAAGAAAACTTATGAGAAAAACTTTACCTTGGAATATGCACAAGCAATTAAGTCTCAACTCGAAAAAACTGGTGCCAGAGTCATCTTGACCCGTAGCAATGACTCCACCAAATCATTAGGAGACCGGGCACGTCTTTCAAGTAAAATTGAAGCAGATGCGTTTATCAGTTTACATTTCGACTCAAGTTCATCCGAGAATGCTGGATCAGGAATTACGACTTACTACTATCAATCTAACAAGGATAGCAAGTTAGCCACTGACGTCAACAATCAACTCAAGGGAATCAAGATCGATAATCGTGGAACGCAACAAAAGGATCTCTACGTACTCCACTACAACAGCCAACCATCGATTCTGTTGGAATTAGGTTACATCAATTCAAAATCTGATTATAAACACATAAATTCAGAAACCTATAAACAACAAGTCGCAAGAGCCGTAACAGCTGGATTAAAAAATTATTTTCAATAA
- a CDS encoding RsmE family RNA methyltransferase: MEQYFVNSTITSDQFRLDDREQYKHIIIVLRHQVGDELFFVDENSDLFHATLAEIQPGQAIFDVKKSDKPTTELPVQVTIACSLSKKDKVEWITQKSTELGATKIIFFNSRYSIMQWKNNVVDKKLQRLQEIAKNAAQQSKRRVIPTVSFLKKFDDLTKLDDEVKLVAYEESAKQGETSKLHQVMTHDQTDSILGVFGPEGGFSPEEVDTLVTNGYSSIGLGPRILRAETAPMYLLSVISYNYELRMNEE, from the coding sequence ATGGAGCAATACTTCGTTAATAGTACAATTACTTCAGATCAATTTAGGTTAGATGATCGAGAACAATACAAACACATCATTATCGTCTTGCGACATCAAGTTGGCGATGAACTGTTTTTTGTCGATGAAAACAGTGATTTGTTCCATGCCACATTGGCAGAAATTCAACCTGGGCAAGCGATTTTTGATGTTAAAAAAAGCGATAAACCTACGACTGAATTGCCAGTACAAGTTACGATTGCTTGTTCACTATCAAAAAAGGATAAAGTAGAGTGGATCACTCAAAAATCGACTGAATTAGGTGCCACGAAGATAATTTTCTTTAATTCACGTTATTCGATCATGCAGTGGAAGAATAACGTGGTTGATAAAAAACTACAGCGCCTGCAAGAGATTGCCAAAAACGCAGCACAACAATCAAAACGACGGGTTATTCCAACAGTATCTTTCTTGAAAAAATTTGACGATCTGACAAAATTGGATGATGAAGTCAAATTAGTCGCTTATGAAGAATCCGCCAAACAGGGCGAGACTAGTAAATTGCACCAAGTAATGACGCATGATCAAACAGACTCAATCCTGGGCGTGTTTGGTCCAGAAGGTGGTTTTTCCCCCGAGGAAGTCGATACTTTAGTTACCAACGGATATTCATCAATTGGTTTAGGTCCAAGAATTTTACGAGCAGAAACAGCCCCCATGTACCTCTTATCAGTGATATCCTATAATTATGAATTACGAATGAATGAGGAATAA
- the msrB gene encoding peptide-methionine (R)-S-oxide reductase MsrB has protein sequence MSKEYKKNLDNLDEMEYMVTQHAATEKPFSGKYDDFYKRGIYVDIASGEPLFSSANKFDGGCGWPSFSQPIAQLKEKQDTSLSRERTEVRSEDADSHLGHVFNDGPEELGGLRYCINSAALKFIPYEEMDEKGYSDYKKYVEEGDK, from the coding sequence TTGTCAAAAGAATACAAAAAGAACTTAGATAATTTAGATGAAATGGAATACATGGTTACCCAACATGCGGCCACTGAAAAGCCATTCTCTGGTAAATACGATGATTTTTATAAACGTGGTATCTATGTCGATATTGCGAGTGGGGAACCACTTTTTTCATCAGCTAATAAATTTGATGGTGGATGTGGATGGCCCTCATTCAGTCAACCAATCGCCCAATTAAAAGAAAAGCAAGATACTTCTTTAAGTCGCGAAAGAACTGAAGTTAGAAGTGAAGACGCTGACTCTCACTTGGGACATGTTTTTAATGATGGTCCTGAAGAACTTGGTGGATTACGTTATTGTATTAATTCTGCAGCTTTGAAATTTATTCCATATGAGGAAATGGATGAGAAGGGCTACAGCGATTATAAAAAATATGTCGAAGAGGGGGATAAATAA
- a CDS encoding RelA/SpoT family protein — protein sequence MKKREDYTPDEVLDICRTYMNEEHVEFVNKAYNFAAYVHKEQKRATGEPYIIHPTQVAQILASLHMDPYTVAAGYLHDVVEDTNITLGDVQELFGEQVATIVDGVTKISKYKYHSHQELLAENHRKMLIATAKDLRVIMVKLADRLHNMRTLKALRPDKQRRIANETLEIYAPLADRLGISKIKWELEDLSLQYINPQQYYRIVHLMNSKRDQREGYIAEAIKYIKTNVDSLGIKYEIYGRPKHIYSIYKKMRDKHKQFSELYDLLAIRIVVDTVKDCYAVLGSIHSKWKPIPGRFKDYIAVPKTNGYQSLHTTIIGPGGQPLEVQIRTFKMHDVAEYGVAAHWAYKEGNFKGVHLDEDEQKIDVFREILELQENSDNAADFMKSVKGEIFNDRVYVFTPQGEVIELPKGSVPLDFAYQVHTEVGSHSVGAKVNGRMVPLNYQLKNGDIVEMLTSANAKPSRDWVKLVYTSRARNKIKRYFRIIDREANITLGHELIEEELKNQSLSPKKYLDKTHIEKVVQRFTYSDEDELFNAVGYGELSPLNVVHKLINEDPENKKETERKELEEKVITNEDKNERKVPNEHVQNKIQKERSNANNSISVEGIDNLLIRLAKCCNPIPGDDIVGYITKGRGLTIHRADCPNVQSEEAKKRFIEVSWDNVTSDKRYIAELDIYGFNRNGLLNDILQVINSTTNALNNVNGSLDKDKMAIIHVSVGVNNKAHLDQIISKLNSVPDVYQVKRTIE from the coding sequence ATGAAAAAAAGAGAAGATTATACTCCTGACGAAGTCTTAGATATTTGCCGCACGTACATGAACGAGGAACACGTGGAATTCGTCAACAAGGCCTATAATTTTGCTGCCTACGTTCATAAGGAACAAAAACGCGCTACTGGCGAACCGTATATTATTCATCCTACTCAAGTAGCACAAATACTTGCATCGTTACATATGGATCCATATACAGTTGCTGCTGGATATTTGCACGATGTCGTTGAAGATACCAACATCACTTTAGGGGACGTACAAGAATTATTCGGTGAACAAGTAGCAACTATCGTTGACGGTGTCACTAAGATCAGCAAATATAAATATCATTCTCACCAAGAGTTGTTAGCTGAAAATCACCGTAAAATGTTGATTGCCACTGCCAAGGATCTTCGTGTCATCATGGTTAAGTTAGCTGATAGATTGCATAATATGCGCACTTTAAAGGCGTTGAGACCGGACAAGCAACGTCGAATTGCCAATGAAACTTTGGAAATTTACGCACCACTAGCTGATCGCTTAGGTATTAGTAAGATCAAGTGGGAGCTAGAAGACCTATCTTTGCAATATATCAATCCTCAACAGTATTACAGAATCGTTCATTTGATGAACAGCAAACGTGATCAACGCGAAGGTTATATCGCGGAAGCAATCAAATATATTAAGACTAATGTTGATTCATTAGGAATTAAATACGAAATTTATGGTCGTCCAAAGCATATTTATTCAATCTACAAAAAAATGCGTGACAAGCATAAACAATTTTCTGAATTGTATGATTTGTTAGCGATTCGAATCGTGGTCGACACAGTTAAGGATTGTTATGCAGTTTTAGGTTCAATCCACTCCAAATGGAAGCCTATTCCTGGGCGTTTTAAAGATTATATCGCTGTTCCAAAGACAAATGGCTATCAATCATTGCACACGACGATTATCGGTCCTGGTGGTCAACCACTCGAAGTTCAGATCAGAACCTTCAAGATGCATGATGTGGCTGAATATGGTGTTGCAGCTCACTGGGCTTATAAAGAAGGTAACTTCAAGGGAGTTCACCTAGATGAAGATGAGCAAAAAATCGATGTCTTCCGTGAGATCCTAGAATTACAAGAAAATTCTGACAATGCGGCTGATTTTATGAAGTCAGTTAAAGGTGAGATTTTTAATGACCGCGTCTATGTCTTTACCCCACAAGGCGAAGTTATTGAATTGCCAAAGGGATCGGTTCCACTTGATTTTGCCTATCAGGTCCACACTGAAGTTGGTAGTCACTCTGTTGGTGCCAAAGTTAATGGCAGAATGGTTCCATTGAACTATCAACTTAAAAATGGCGATATCGTGGAAATGCTGACGTCCGCCAATGCAAAACCGAGCCGTGATTGGGTCAAGCTTGTCTACACATCAAGAGCTAGAAATAAGATCAAACGTTATTTCCGGATCATTGATCGTGAAGCTAACATTACTTTGGGCCACGAATTGATTGAAGAGGAACTTAAGAATCAGTCACTATCGCCAAAGAAATATCTCGACAAAACTCACATTGAAAAAGTTGTCCAACGATTCACTTATTCTGACGAGGATGAATTATTCAACGCTGTTGGTTATGGCGAATTGTCGCCACTGAACGTGGTTCATAAGTTGATCAACGAAGATCCTGAGAATAAAAAAGAAACTGAACGTAAAGAACTCGAAGAAAAAGTTATCACTAATGAAGACAAGAATGAACGTAAGGTTCCGAATGAACATGTTCAAAATAAGATTCAAAAGGAACGTAGCAATGCCAATAACAGTATTTCTGTTGAGGGAATCGATAATTTGTTGATCAGACTGGCTAAATGCTGCAACCCAATTCCTGGAGACGATATCGTCGGATATATCACCAAGGGTAGGGGTCTTACTATTCACCGTGCAGATTGTCCAAACGTCCAAAGTGAAGAAGCTAAGAAACGCTTTATTGAGGTTAGTTGGGACAATGTTACTAGCGACAAGCGTTACATTGCCGAGCTAGATATCTATGGATTTAATCGCAACGGCTTGTTGAACGATATTCTCCAAGTTATTAATTCAACGACCAACGCCTTGAATAATGTCAATGGTTCTTTAGATAAAGACAAAATGGCAATTATTCATGTTAGCGTTGGCGTAAACAATAAAGCACATTTGGATCAAATTATTTCTAAATTAAATAGTGTTCCAGATGTCTATCAAGTAAAGAGGACGATTGAATAA
- the hisS gene encoding histidine--tRNA ligase, protein MRYQKPKGTMDILPGESSKWQYVENVAKNVFNRYRFSEIRTPIFESYEVFERSSGDTSDIVSKEMYDFRDKGDRHLALRPEGTAGVVRAYVENKLYGPEHIKPYKVWYKGPMFRYERPQSGRQRQFHQIGVEAFGSDSPELDVEIITMGLEFLNELGIKNLKVAINTLGDPESRENYHQALVDYFTPFKDQLSDDSKIRLEKNPLRILDSKDKNDQEIVKNAPSILDYLNDASKERFEYLKSLLDDLDVNYVVDPTMVRGLDYYNHTIFEFMVTDPAFNNKEITVLAGGRYNGLVEELGGPETPGIGFGLGVERLLLLLDDKLNLETDLDVYLVTIGEKAEKASVKILSNLRAAGFSADKDYLQRKTKAQFKTANNLNARYTVTIGDNELENDTANVKNMATGDEHPVSLENLSDELKRIEEK, encoded by the coding sequence ATGCGCTATCAAAAGCCTAAGGGCACAATGGATATTTTGCCAGGAGAATCAAGCAAGTGGCAATATGTCGAAAATGTAGCAAAAAATGTATTTAATCGTTACCGTTTTTCAGAGATCAGAACACCGATTTTTGAATCATACGAAGTTTTTGAAAGATCTTCAGGTGATACTTCTGATATTGTTTCAAAAGAAATGTATGATTTTCGAGACAAGGGTGATCGACATTTAGCATTACGTCCAGAGGGAACAGCTGGAGTTGTTCGTGCTTATGTTGAAAATAAACTTTATGGACCTGAACATATTAAACCTTACAAAGTTTGGTATAAGGGACCAATGTTCCGTTATGAACGTCCACAATCAGGACGCCAAAGACAATTTCATCAAATCGGGGTTGAAGCGTTTGGTTCTGATTCGCCAGAATTAGATGTTGAAATCATTACAATGGGATTGGAATTTCTCAACGAATTAGGAATCAAGAACCTAAAGGTCGCAATCAACACGTTAGGTGATCCTGAATCACGTGAAAACTATCATCAAGCATTAGTCGATTATTTCACGCCATTCAAAGACCAATTAAGCGATGATTCGAAGATCAGATTAGAGAAAAATCCTTTGCGTATCCTTGATAGCAAGGACAAGAATGATCAAGAAATCGTTAAAAATGCACCATCGATCTTAGACTATTTAAACGATGCTTCAAAAGAACGGTTTGAATACTTAAAATCATTGCTCGATGATTTGGATGTCAATTACGTTGTTGATCCAACAATGGTGCGTGGATTAGATTACTACAATCACACGATTTTTGAATTCATGGTGACTGATCCAGCCTTTAACAACAAGGAAATTACCGTTCTTGCTGGTGGTCGTTACAATGGCTTAGTTGAGGAACTCGGAGGACCAGAAACTCCCGGTATTGGTTTTGGATTGGGTGTTGAACGTCTATTGCTCTTGCTTGACGATAAACTAAATCTAGAAACAGATTTAGACGTTTATCTAGTAACTATTGGTGAAAAAGCTGAAAAGGCTTCAGTCAAGATCTTATCTAATTTAAGAGCTGCTGGTTTTTCTGCCGATAAGGATTATTTGCAACGTAAGACTAAAGCACAATTCAAAACCGCTAATAATCTCAATGCTAGATACACGGTTACGATTGGTGACAACGAATTGGAAAACGACACTGCCAATGTTAAAAACATGGCAACAGGTGACGAACATCCAGTGTCCTTAGAAAACTTATCAGATGAACTTAAAAGAATTGAGGAGAAATAA
- a CDS encoding HAD-IA family hydrolase translates to MTSIVWDFDGTLANSYPGMVVAVQDSLKNNFQIELSKDTIYTDIKKTSIRAYVTGLFQDKNETPEEVDRDVKIFYHDYKLLEKQYQDKIRLMPHALNALKYLQSKGVQQFIVTHRDESINSLVKTLGINDFFEEVVSVENGFVRKPDSNMLKYLLDKYTLSPNDLWVIGDRKIDIDFGKSVDAKSILLTDSKSDFGQTKTISDLLEIENMI, encoded by the coding sequence ATGACAAGTATAGTATGGGATTTTGATGGGACATTAGCGAATAGTTATCCTGGCATGGTTGTTGCAGTTCAAGATTCCTTGAAAAATAATTTCCAAATCGAATTATCAAAAGATACGATATATACAGACATCAAAAAAACGTCTATCAGAGCTTACGTGACAGGTCTCTTCCAAGATAAGAATGAAACGCCGGAAGAGGTTGATCGTGATGTAAAGATTTTTTATCACGATTACAAGTTGCTCGAGAAGCAATATCAAGACAAAATCCGATTGATGCCACATGCACTGAATGCACTAAAATACCTTCAATCCAAAGGGGTGCAACAATTTATCGTCACTCATCGTGATGAATCAATAAATTCGTTAGTTAAAACGTTGGGTATAAACGATTTTTTTGAAGAAGTTGTTAGCGTTGAAAATGGTTTTGTAAGAAAGCCTGATTCTAACATGTTGAAATATTTGTTGGATAAATATACTTTGAGTCCAAATGATTTGTGGGTAATTGGAGATCGAAAGATCGATATTGATTTTGGTAAGTCAGTCGATGCCAAATCCATATTATTAACAGATTCCAAATCTGACTTTGGACAAACTAAGACTATCAGCGACCTGCTTGAAATTGAAAATATGATATAG
- the aspS gene encoding aspartate--tRNA ligase has protein sequence MEKRTDYCGNIDEKYVGQKVSLDGWVQRRRDLGGLIFVDLRDYKGIVQLVFNNDDSDVFAEAETLRSEYVINVIGTVQLRGDKAINPDMKTGKVEIVVEKMEILNKSKTPPFEIADDIDTTEETKLKYRYLDFRRPVMQKAIRTRAQIKHSVNEYLYDNGFIDIETPNLGKSSPEGARDYLVPSRVYPGSFYALPQSPQLFKQLLMVGGFDRYFQLAHCFRDEDLRGDRQPEFTQIDIETSFMSAEEIQTVTEGLIARVMKDEKGIDVKLPFPRIDWDDAMDRYGSDKPDIRFGMELQNLNDIFADSEFKVFKGAIDNGGQVKAIVVKNNADKYSRKHIDEYTEYIKRFGAKGLAWVKYNDDKLTGPIAKFITSHEDDLVKRLDLSNNDLVLFVADRKKVVADALGWLRTDIAKNLKLYDPNEFAYIWVVNWPLFEYDEGIQRWTAAHHPFTMPNEEDVHYLNDGEDPHKAYAQSYDIVLNGYELGGGSIRIHNREIQEKMLKALDFTPERANQEFGYLMDALTYGCPPHGGLAIGLDRFAMLLSGKDNIRDVIAFPKNSNATEPMTHAPARVSKEQLDELGIQVEDEK, from the coding sequence ATGGAAAAAAGAACAGATTATTGCGGCAACATTGATGAAAAATATGTTGGCCAAAAAGTTTCTTTAGATGGCTGGGTACAACGCCGTCGTGATCTCGGTGGATTGATCTTCGTTGATCTCCGCGATTACAAAGGAATCGTTCAGTTAGTATTCAATAATGACGACAGCGATGTTTTTGCAGAAGCTGAAACATTACGTTCAGAATATGTAATCAACGTTATTGGTACAGTACAATTACGTGGCGACAAGGCTATTAATCCTGACATGAAGACAGGAAAAGTTGAAATTGTGGTTGAAAAGATGGAAATTTTGAACAAATCCAAAACTCCACCATTTGAAATTGCTGATGATATCGATACAACTGAAGAAACTAAACTCAAGTATCGCTACTTAGACTTCAGACGTCCCGTTATGCAAAAAGCCATCAGAACTAGAGCTCAGATCAAGCATTCCGTAAACGAATATCTTTACGACAACGGCTTTATCGATATTGAAACACCTAACCTCGGTAAGTCATCTCCAGAAGGTGCTCGTGACTACTTGGTTCCATCACGTGTTTACCCTGGTAGCTTTTATGCATTGCCACAATCACCACAATTGTTTAAACAGTTATTGATGGTTGGTGGCTTTGATAGATATTTCCAACTTGCTCATTGTTTCCGTGATGAGGATTTGCGTGGAGATCGTCAGCCAGAATTTACTCAAATTGATATAGAAACAAGTTTCATGTCTGCTGAAGAGATTCAGACTGTCACAGAGGGCCTGATTGCTCGAGTTATGAAAGACGAAAAGGGTATCGATGTTAAATTACCGTTCCCAAGAATTGACTGGGATGACGCCATGGATCGTTATGGTTCAGACAAACCAGATATTCGTTTCGGCATGGAATTGCAAAATCTAAATGATATTTTTGCTGATTCAGAATTTAAAGTCTTCAAGGGTGCAATTGATAATGGTGGTCAAGTTAAAGCTATCGTTGTTAAAAATAACGCTGATAAATATTCAAGAAAACACATCGATGAATATACTGAATACATCAAACGTTTTGGTGCCAAGGGACTTGCCTGGGTCAAATATAATGATGATAAATTGACTGGTCCAATTGCTAAATTTATTACTTCTCATGAAGACGATTTGGTTAAACGTCTAGACTTATCAAATAATGATTTAGTCTTGTTCGTCGCTGACCGCAAGAAAGTCGTTGCTGACGCATTAGGTTGGTTGAGAACTGATATTGCTAAGAACTTGAAATTGTATGATCCAAATGAATTTGCCTACATCTGGGTAGTTAACTGGCCACTATTCGAGTACGATGAAGGTATCCAAAGATGGACCGCAGCTCACCATCCATTCACGATGCCTAATGAAGAAGATGTTCATTATCTTAATGATGGCGAAGACCCACACAAAGCTTACGCACAAAGTTATGACATTGTATTAAATGGTTATGAACTTGGTGGTGGATCGATTCGTATCCACAATCGTGAGATCCAAGAAAAAATGCTTAAAGCACTCGACTTTACTCCAGAACGTGCCAATCAAGAATTTGGTTACCTAATGGATGCTTTAACATACGGTTGCCCACCACATGGTGGTTTGGCTATCGGACTTGACCGTTTCGCTATGCTATTGTCAGGTAAGGATAATATCAGAGACGTGATTGCATTCCCTAAGAACTCAAATGCTACTGAACCAATGACACATGCACCAGCACGTGTTTCAAAAGAACAATTGGATGAATTGGGAATCCAAGTTGAGGATGAAAAATAA
- the msrA gene encoding peptide-methionine (S)-S-oxide reductase MsrA: MNKQTAIFAGGCFWCMVHPFDQQPGIISVISGYTGGHVPNPTYEQVCTGTTGHTEAVEITFDADIISYQELVEVYWTVADPTDASGQFQDRGDSYRPVIYYADETQKEIAEKSKQDLANSGEYDEPIVTQILPAKEFYVAEDYHQDFYKKNPERFEMEESGGRAEFMKKHQK; this comes from the coding sequence ATGAATAAACAAACTGCAATTTTTGCAGGGGGATGTTTTTGGTGTATGGTCCATCCCTTTGACCAACAGCCAGGTATCATTTCCGTGATTTCTGGCTATACTGGCGGACATGTTCCAAATCCAACTTATGAACAAGTATGTACTGGAACAACTGGTCATACTGAAGCTGTTGAGATTACATTCGACGCCGATATAATTTCGTATCAAGAATTAGTCGAAGTTTATTGGACCGTTGCTGATCCAACTGATGCCAGTGGTCAATTCCAAGATCGTGGCGACAGTTATCGTCCAGTGATCTATTATGCTGACGAAACTCAAAAAGAAATCGCTGAAAAGTCAAAACAAGACTTAGCAAATTCAGGTGAATACGATGAACCTATCGTCACTCAGATCCTGCCAGCAAAGGAATTTTACGTTGCTGAAGATTATCATCAAGATTTTTACAAGAAGAACCCAGAACGGTTTGAAATGGAAGAATCTGGTGGACGTGCTGAGTTTATGAAGAAACACCAAAAATAG
- a CDS encoding chloride channel protein — MKKFDSVFVLYSIVLGTFVGVCTGLYMTLVNFLIEFIWTDIPQWMNTDRRLYPLVVTVIGGIIIGLLQKFYHGYPKTMEQVLAEFKTTGRIEYRHEVRKTFFTAIPALAFGGSIGPEASLTGIVGGLVNWVGDHLKLTLGNREELTKMGIGAIFSTVFHAPFAGIGNAFDATKGDFKHRSRKIIVYSLTVIFGVLGFVFINKLFPHESSFGIHLSKNVQWSWQAFALIPLALVIGLLFGKIFVWTGNYLGRFTKKVDRKVWLPIAGGVILGLVAMISPYFLFSGETSVLDFSKNAVGQSFWVLFGIAVGKTLIANLCFCFGWRGGLIFPAIFSSVAMGFAFIAIFPYTPGLLISIIVAVSITTIVEQPGVVAGLLLLLLPIQFFPFVIITAYLTKYILGLLRKYRLS, encoded by the coding sequence ATGAAAAAATTTGACTCAGTTTTTGTTTTATACAGCATTGTTTTAGGCACTTTTGTCGGGGTTTGTACGGGATTGTATATGACGTTGGTAAATTTCTTGATTGAATTTATTTGGACTGATATCCCTCAGTGGATGAATACAGACAGACGCTTGTATCCATTGGTAGTGACTGTGATCGGTGGAATAATTATTGGATTGTTGCAGAAATTTTATCACGGCTATCCCAAAACGATGGAACAAGTCTTAGCGGAATTTAAAACCACTGGACGGATCGAATACCGTCACGAAGTAAGAAAGACGTTTTTCACCGCTATTCCAGCTTTGGCGTTCGGTGGAAGTATCGGACCTGAAGCTTCGTTAACTGGAATTGTTGGGGGACTCGTCAACTGGGTTGGCGATCATCTGAAACTGACGCTTGGCAACCGAGAAGAATTGACCAAAATGGGAATTGGTGCAATATTCTCAACAGTATTCCATGCACCGTTTGCTGGTATTGGTAATGCCTTTGATGCTACAAAAGGCGACTTTAAACACCGAAGCCGCAAAATCATTGTTTATTCACTAACGGTTATTTTTGGTGTTTTAGGATTTGTATTCATCAATAAATTGTTTCCTCATGAAAGTAGTTTTGGAATTCATTTAAGTAAAAATGTTCAATGGTCCTGGCAGGCGTTTGCTTTGATCCCATTGGCATTGGTCATTGGTTTGTTATTTGGAAAAATCTTCGTTTGGACGGGAAATTATCTGGGTAGGTTTACCAAAAAAGTCGATCGTAAAGTTTGGCTGCCGATTGCCGGTGGCGTGATTTTGGGATTAGTTGCAATGATTTCGCCATACTTTTTATTTTCGGGTGAGACAAGTGTCTTAGATTTTTCTAAAAATGCAGTTGGACAATCATTTTGGGTACTGTTTGGAATTGCGGTCGGTAAAACGCTAATTGCCAATTTGTGCTTTTGCTTTGGCTGGCGCGGTGGATTGATCTTTCCGGCAATATTTTCAAGTGTTGCAATGGGATTCGCTTTTATTGCAATATTCCCATACACGCCAGGATTGCTGATCTCAATCATCGTTGCGGTCAGCATTACAACTATTGTTGAACAACCAGGTGTGGTCGCAGGTTTATTGCTGTTATTATTGCCAATTCAATTTTTCCCATTCGTGATCATCACAGCATATTTGACTAAATACATCTTAGGATTGCTGAGAAAATATCGCTTGAGTTAA